A single Actinomadura algeriensis DNA region contains:
- a CDS encoding DUF3040 domain-containing protein, with translation MGLSQREELLLRRIDARLRRDDPLLAHRLATFTPDRPAPDPTPDERGRAGFAVSWRPPRSAIVVMSMALAAAVVLLALVMLSVRPPCERPATVRSPASAAGPPSVPSAAPPPATC, from the coding sequence ATGGGACTCTCCCAGCGGGAGGAACTGCTGCTGCGGCGCATCGACGCCCGCCTGCGGCGGGACGATCCGCTGCTCGCGCACCGGCTCGCGACGTTCACCCCGGACCGGCCCGCCCCGGATCCCACGCCGGACGAACGCGGCCGTGCGGGGTTCGCGGTGTCGTGGCGTCCGCCCCGCTCGGCGATCGTCGTCATGTCGATGGCGCTGGCCGCCGCGGTCGTCCTGCTGGCGCTGGTGATGCTGTCGGTCCGGCCACCATGCGAGCGTCCGGCCACCGTGCGGTCGCCGGCGTCGGCCGCCGGGCCGCCGTCGGTGCCGTCGGCGGCGCCGCCGCCCGCGACCTGCTGA